One genomic region from Anguilla rostrata isolate EN2019 chromosome 2, ASM1855537v3, whole genome shotgun sequence encodes:
- the LOC135249410 gene encoding zinc finger protein ZFP2-like has translation MRDAETTLPELTEQHRIRQKEEELSGLESVHMAESETDCAAPGLNTLEPECVTAHSGVSDVHHTHTSLIKTETDLGSTHSGDLKTETLDSTELGYVTHLHPDQIKTETDDGGYLKAEHISDLQDVKCVHIKSDQMKCESSESLVSDLMNPVMNGAGVDHKDQTEPWQCAGEPNTDCTKEDIHDLMTQCEDVNHHSDINNENNLTRIVQKSRNHRKNPKSCRKMSETIESIMNNSKKSKMLSNFFQSKTVHRNKGEINMGEMSYKCTQCEKCFCSKYYLDIHLRIHTGEKPFKCIHCAKCFNRKSGLHLHLKIHSDEKPYKCTQCEKCFRIKTALNIHIRTHTGERPYKCPQCGKCFRSNSTLSIHQQIHSGEKPYKCSQCCKFFSRISHLNSHQKIHTGEKPYKCIQCEKDFSTKYYLAVHLRIHTGEKPYKCMHCEKCFHRKSGLQMHLRIHTGEKPYKCLHCEKCFHRKSALNFHQQVHSGENPYKCSQCCKYFSRIYHLNSHQKIHRGEKPYKCTQCEKCFSTKFYLGVHMRIHTGEKPYKCMHCEKCFCRNSSLQMHLRIHTGEKPYMSSP, from the coding sequence ATGCGGGACGCTGAGACAACactaccagagctcactgagcagcacaggatcagacagaaagaagaggaactcagtggactggagtctgtccacatggcagagtcagagacagattgtgctgcaccaggactgaacacactggagccagagtgtgttacagcacacagcggggtcagtgatgtacaccacacacacacatcactgattaaaacagaaactgatctgggcTCCACCCACTCGGGGGATCTTAAGACAGAGACCCTCGACAGTACAGAGCTGGGATATGTAACCCATCTGCATCCtgaccaaatcaaaacagaGACTGATGATGGAGGATACCTTAAGGCAGAACACATTAGTGACTTGCAggatgttaaatgtgttcatattaAATCTGATCAAATGAAGTGTGAATCCAGTGAAAGTTTAGTGAGTGATCTCATGAATCCTGTGATGAATGGAGCTGGTGTTGATCACAAAGATCAGACTGAACCATGGCAATGTGCAGGAGAGCCAAACACAGACTGCACAAAAGAAGATATACATGATTTGATGACCCAATGTGAGGACGTAAACCATCACAGTgacataaacaatgaaaataatctgACCAGAATTGTCCAGAAAAGTAGAAATCATAGAAAAAATCCTAAATCATGTAGGAAGATGAGTGAGACAATTGAGTCCATTATGAATAAttcaaagaaaagcaaaatgctttcaaatttcTTCCAAAGCAAGACAGTTCAtagaaataaaggtgaaattaaTATGGGTGAAATGTCATACAAGTGTACgcagtgtgagaagtgtttttgttcaaaatattACTTGGATATACACCTCAGAATTCATACCGGTGAAAAACCGTTCAAGTGTATACATTGTGCAAAGTGTTTTAATAGAAAATCAGGTTTACATTTGCACCTGAAAATTCATTCAGATGAAAAACCctacaagtgtacacagtgtgagaagtgttttcgtataaaaacagctttaaatatacatataaggACTCATACTGGTGAAAGGCCCTACAAATgtcctcagtgtgggaagtgttttcgTTCGAATTCTACTTTGAGTATACACCAGCAaattcattcaggtgaaaagccctacaaatgttccCAGTGTTGCAAGTTCTTTTCAAGAATATCTCATTTAAATAGCCACCAgaaaattcatacaggtgaaaagccctacaaatgtatcCAGTGTGAGAAGGATTTTagtacaaaatattatttagctGTACACCTGAGGATTCATACGGGTGAAAAGCCGTATAAGTGTATGCATTGTGAGAAGTGTTTTCATAGAAAATCTGGTTTACAGAtgcacctgagaattcatacaggtgaaaagccctacaagtgTCTGCATTGTGAGAAGTGTTTTCATAGAAAATCTGCTTTAAATTTTCACCAGCAAGTTCATTCAGGTGAAAATccctacaaatgttctcagtgttgTAAGTACTTTTCCAGAATATATCATTTAAATAGCCACCAGAAAATTCATagaggtgaaaagccctacaagtgtacccagtgtgagaagtgttttagtACAAAATTTTATTTAGGTGTACACATGAGAATACATACAGGGgaaaagccatacaagtgtatgcattgtgaaaagtgttttt